A portion of the Glycine max cultivar Williams 82 chromosome 10, Glycine_max_v4.0, whole genome shotgun sequence genome contains these proteins:
- the LOC100806598 gene encoding calmodulin-binding protein 60 G, whose translation MESNRQSLEGHEGADGRGHRISVMQSTQKHGDPKQPSLSGLRNVMKGLCTNDCELHFERFLRRVVREEVECKIQDFLSSRGWVNQISTSRATPFELRFVTRTPDIIFTNSNVISEDKTSIQIALFDVRDQSVVNVGPLSSLKVEICALNGEFGSNGSEDWTEGEFNANILRERDGRRPLLNGDRFITLKNGVGCVNKLVFTDNSRWIRSRKFRLGAKVVPPISIEANIKEGRSEPFVVKDYRGEAYKKHHPPSLNDDVWRLEQIAKDGKIHDRLSLHGIHTVQDLLRLYTTNPSSLLEKVGNITKRSWITIIEHAKTCAIDDDETFVYHTAEQSIGLLFNSIYILVGVTFDGQNYLSPDILNPNEKHLVETLKQHAYKNTDNFKSIHETSLSCSKPLTFLGVGQSDATEQSLQRFNISTEQEGHQGTWVGNGQPYASTSYTDESVHSYQIYADPVPDITDMPLNNPYGSNSMKDFFSGLCIEGDSWVPYG comes from the exons ATGGAATCAAATAGGCAATCTCTCGAGGGACATGAGGGTGCTGATGGTAGAGGTCATAGAATTTCAGTTATGCAGTCTACACAGAAACATGGTGATCCAAAACAACCATCTCTTAG TGGCCTTAGAAATGTGATGAAAGGACTGTGCACTAATGACTGTGAGTTGCACTTTGAACGTTTCCTCCGAAGAGTG GTACGAGAGGAGGTAGAATGCAAAATCCAGGATTTCCTATCATCAAG GGGATGGGTTAATCAAATTAGCACATCTAGAGCAACACCCTTTGAGTTACGCTTCGTTACTAGAACGCCTGATATAATTTTTACGAACTCTAACGTGATATCAGAGGATAAAACATCCATTCAAATTGCTCTCTTTGATGTTAGAGATCAGTCAGTGGTTAATGTTGGTCCCCTCTCCTCTCTAAAGGTAGAGATCTGTGCCCTCAACGGTGAGTTCGGTTCCAACGGAAGTGAGGATTGGACTGAAGGTGAATTCAATGCCAATATCTTGCGTGAGAGAGATGGTAGAAGGCCATTATTGAATGGAGATAGGTTTATTACTCTGAAAAATGGAGTAGGTTGTGTCAATAAACTTGTGTTCACAGATAATTCGAGATGGATTAGAAGCAGAAAGTTTAGGTTGGGAGCCAAAGTTGTGCCACCAATTTCTATTGAAGCCAACATTAAGGAAGGTAGAAGCGAACCTTTTGTGGTCAAAGATTACAGAGGAGAGG CTTACAAGAAACACCACCCTCCTTCCTTGAATGATGATGTTTGGCGTTTAGAGCAAATTGCCAAAGATGGAAAAATCCACGATCGGCTATCTCTCCATGGAATTCACACCGTTCAGGATCTCTTGCGGTTATACACAACAAACCCTTCTTCATTACTTGAG AAGGTTGGCAACATTACGAAGAGGTCATGGATAACAATTATTGAACATGCCAAGACTTGTGCGATAGATGATGACGAGACTTTTGTCTACCACACAGCAGAACAATCGATAGGTCTACTTTTCAATTCCATTTACATCCTTGTAGGTGTGACATTCGATGGCCAAAATTACCTCTCGCCTGATATTCTCAACCCCAACGAGAAG CATTTGGTGGAAACATTGAAGCAACATGCTTACAAAAATACGGATAATTTCAAATCAATTCATGAGACATCATTGAGCTGCTCAAAACCATTGACATTTCTAGGAGTAGGGCAATCTGATGCTACAGAGCAAAGTCTGCAACGGTTCAATATCTCTACAGAACAAGAAG GTCATCAAGGAACATGGGTTGGTAATGGTCAACCATATGCCTCAACTTCATATACAGATGAAAGCGTACATAGTTACCAAATCTATGCTGATCCAGTGCCAGACATAACAGACATGCCACTGAACAATCCTTATGGTAGCAATTCAATGAAGGATTTTTTCTCTGGATTGTGCATTGAAGGGGATAGTTGGGTCCCTTATGGATAA
- the LOC100789135 gene encoding importin subunit alpha-2 gives MSYRPSGNSRTEVRRNRYKVAVDAEEGRRRREDTMVEIRKNRREESLQKKRREGLQPQQMPASVHSSLVEKKLEHLPSMVTGVWTDDNNLQLEATTQFRKLLSIERSPPIEEVIQTGVVSRFVEFLMREDFPQLQFEAAWALTNIASGTSENTKVVIDHGAVPIFVKLLASPSDDVREQAVWALGNVAGDSPRCRDLVLSHGALLPLLAQLNEHAKLSMLRNATWTLSNFCRGKPQPPFDQVKPALPALARLIHSNDEEVLTDACWALSYLSDGTNDKIQAVIEAGVCPRLVELLLHPSPSVLIPALRTVGNIVTGDDMQTQVIINHQALPCLLNLLTNNYKKSIKKEACWTISNITAGNKQQIQAVIEANLIAPLVNLLQNAEFDIKKEAAWAISNATSGGSHEQIKFLVSQGCIKPLCDLLICPDPRIVTVCLEGLENILKVGEADKNIGNTGDVNLYAQMIDEAEGLEKIENLQSHDNTEIYEKAVKILETYWLEEEDETMPPGDASQSGFNFGSSDAPTVPSGGFNFN, from the exons ATGTCGTATCGCCCAAGCGGGAACTCCAGGACCGAGGTCCGCCGGAACCGGTACAAGGTGGCGGTGGACGCGGAGGAAGGTCGGAGACGGCGAGAGGACACGATGGTGGAGATCCGCAAGAACCGCAGAGAAGAGAGTTTGCAGAAGAAGAGGCGCGAGGGGCTCCAACCTCAGCAGATGCCTGCGTCCGTTCACTCTAGTTTGGTTGAGAAGAAG TTGGAACATCTACCATCGATGGTTACTGGTGTTTGGACTGATGATAATAACCTGCAGCTCGAGGCGACGACGCAGTTTCGGAAGCTGCTTTCGATTG AACGTAGTCCACCGATTGAGGAGGTTATACAGACTGGTGTGGTTTCTCGATTTGTTGAGTTTCTCATGAGGGAAGACTTTCCGCAGTTGCAG TTTGAGGCAGCTTGGGCTTTGACAAATATAGCTTCTGGAACGTCTGAAAACACAAAGGTTGTGATTGATCACGGGGCTGTCCCAATTTTCGTGAAGCTACTTGCTTCTCCTAGTGATGATGTCCGCGAACAG GCAGTGTGGGCATTAGGAAATGTCGCTGGGGATTCGCCTAGATGTCGTGATCTTGTTCTAAGTCATGGGGCTTTGCTTCCTTTGTTGGCACAATTAAATGAACATGCGAAGCTTTCTATGCTTAGAAATGCTACCTGGACACTTTCAAACTTCTGCAGGGGCAAGCCACAGCCTCCTTTTGATCAg gTTAAACCTGCACTTCCTGCTCTTGCCCGTCTTATCCATTCGAACGATGAAGAAGTTTTGACTGATGCATGTTGGGCACTGTCATATCTTTCTGATGgtacaaatgataaaattcaagCTGTAATTGAAGCTGGTGTTTGTCCCCGACTTGTTGAGCTGCTGCT GCACCCATCCCCTTCAGTGCTAATTCCTGCTCTTCGAACTGTTGGAAATATTGTCACTGGAGATGATATGCAGACACAG GTTATCATCAATCACCAGGCTCTTCCTTGCCTTCTGAATCTGTTGaccaataattataaaaaaagcatCAAGAAGGAAGCTTGTTGGACCATATCAAACATCACAGCTGGTAATAAACAGCAGATTCAG GCTGTGATTGAGGCTAATCTAATTGCTCCTTTGGTCAATCTGCTTCAAAATGCTGAGTTTGATATCAAGAAAGAAGCTGCTTGGGCTATCTCAAATGCTACATCCGGTGGTTCTCATGAACAAATCAA GTTCCTAGTAAGTCAAGGGTGTATCAAACCCTTGTGTGATCTTCTCATCTGTCCTGATCCTAGGATTGTGACAGTTTGTCTGGAAGGCCTTGAAAACATCTTGAAGGTGGGAGAAGCTGATAAAAATATAGGCAATACTGGTGATGTGAATCTATATGCCCAAATGATTGATGAAGCTGAGGGGCTGGAGAAAATTGAGAACCTCCAGAGTCATGACAACACAGAGATTTATGAAAAGGCGGTCAAGATTCTTGAGACATACTGGTTGGAGGAGGAAGATGAGACTATGCCTCCAGGGGATGCTTCTCAGTCAGGGTTCAACTTTGGTAGCAGTGACGCTCCTACTGTGCCATCCGGTGGATTCAACTTTAATTAG
- the LOC100807138 gene encoding exonuclease DPD1, chloroplastic/mitochondrial, whose product MRTGSLIFSLLQVPRCKIHSLANYGEEALHGFSKAYGNNNSSIRLLGPRIYGLERGLNTKLIQRLIATRAEGSKQTTCNTKSKINKDEILASATAKVNRTRLDQSQKILYPDVQEIAQYENLSDLVTIIVFDLETTGYSKVNDRIIEIALRDLKGGENSTFQTLVNPQCHVPNSRIHGISTKMVNIPDVPRMEDLIPILLQYIKSREKQGGYVLWIAHNGRAFDAPFLIHEFFRCCAELPRNSLFLDTLPLGRELIKSEGRNLSSASLVALREFYKVKVDGSAHRAMVDVNTLSQILPMLTYDLKLTLSDLIRKSLNISDLINAKKTKKNSY is encoded by the exons ATGAGGACAGGGTCTTTGATTTTTTCCTTATTGCAAGTACCCAGATGCAAAATACACAGCTTAGCTAATTATGGGGAAGAAGCATTACACGGTTTCAGTAAGGCTTATGGAAACAACAATTCTAGCATCAGGCTACTTGGTCCTAGAATTTATGGTCTTGAGAGAGGACTCAATACTAAGTTGATTCAAAGACTTATAGCTACAAGAGCTGAAGGAAGTAAACAAACCACTTGTAACACCAAATCAAAAATTAACAAGGATGAAATTTTAGCAAGTGCTACTGCGAAAGTAAATAGAACACGGCTAGATCAGTCGCAGAAAATTCTGTACCCGGATGTGCAAGAGATTGCTCAGTATGAAAACTTATCTGATCTGGTTACTATTATTGTTTTTGATCTTGAGACTACAGGGTATAGCAAAGTAAACGACCGGATCATTGAGATTGCTCTTCGAGATCTCAAGGGTGGTGAGAACAGCACTTTTCAAACTCTTGTAAATCCTCAATGTCATGTTCCTAATTCACGTATTCATGGAATTTCTACGAAGATGGTGAACATACCTGATGTTCCAAG GATGGAAGACCTGATTCCCATATTGTTGCAGTACATTAAAAGCCGTGAGAAACAAGGAGGATATGTGTTATGGATTGCTCACAATGGTCGTGCTTTTGATGCACCTTTCCTCATCCATGAGTTCTTCCGTTGTTGTGCTGAGCTTCCTCGGAACTCGCTGTTTCTGGACACCCTTCCTTTGGGACGTGAACTGATCAAGTCTGAAG GAAGAAACCTTTCTTCAGCATCTCTTGTTGCCCTTCGGGAGTTCTACAAAGTTAAAGTGGATGGATCAGCTCACAGAGCCATGGTAGATGTGAACACATTGTCTCAGATACTTCCAATGTTGACCTATGATCTGAAGCTGACCTTATCTGACCTCATCCGAAAATCATTAAACATTTCGGATTTGATAAACGCtaagaaaacgaagaagaatTCATACTAG
- the LOC100789659 gene encoding syntaxin-43 isoform X2 yields MATRNRTLLFRKHRDALKSVRIPSFSSAPSTASGAGGGPVIELATTSFLNSNRSYTPISTDDPGNSRGPNAITVGLPPVWVDLSEEIAANVQRARTKMGELAKAHSKALMPSFGDGKEDQRAIETLTHEITDLIKKSEKRLRRLSATGPSEDSNVRKNVQRSLATDLQNLSVELRKKQSTYLKRLRQQKEGQDGVDLEMLNGSKSKYEDDDLDNMVFNEHQMAKLKKSEAFTIEREKEIQQVVESVNELAQIMKDLSVLVIDQGTIVDRIDYNIQNVATTVEDGLKQLQKAERTQKKGGMVMCATVLLIMCFVMLVLLIIKEIIL; encoded by the exons ATGGCGACGAGAAATCGCACTCTGCTTTTCAGAAAGCACAGAGATGCGTTGAAGAGTGTTCGAATTCCCTCATTCTCTTCGGCGCCGTCCACCGCTTCCGGCGCCGGCGGTGGCCCCGTCATCGAATTGGCCACCACTTCATTTCTCAATTCCAATCGCTCTTACACTCCGATCAGTACCGATGATCCCGGCAATTCAAG GGGTCCAAATGCAATTACTGTGGGGCTACCTCCGGTGTGGGTGGATTTATCAGAAGAAATAGCAGCAAATGTGCAACGTGCGCGCACAAAAATGGGAGAGTTGGCGAAGGCTCATTCAAAGGCTTTGATGCCGTCATTTGGAGATGGTAAGGAAGACCAACGAGCTATTGAGACTCTAACACATGAGATAACTGACTTAATAAAGAAGTCGGAGAAGAGACTGCGGAGACTTTCTGCTACTGGGCCTTCTGAGGATTCCAATGTCAGGAAAAATGTGCAG CGCTCTCTTGCTACTGACCTTCAGAACCTCTCTGTTGAGCTCCGCAAGAAACAATCAACTTATTTAAAGCGCCTTAGACAGCAAAAAGag gGTCAAGATGGAGTTGATCTAGAGATGTTAAATGGAAGTAAATCCAAATATGAAGATGATGACTTGGATAATAtg GTATTTAATGAGCATCAAATGGCCAAGCTGAAAAAAAGTGAAGCATTCAcaatagaaagagaaaaagaaatccaACAG GTTGTGGAATCTGTGAACGAGCTTGCTCAGATTATGAAGGATTTATCAGTACTAGTCATAGACCAG GGAACCATTGTCGATAGAATAGACTACAACATTCAGAATGTTGCAACCACAGTTGAGGATGGCCTTAAACAGCTGCAGAAG GCAGAGAGAACTCAGAAAAAGGGAGGCATGGTAATGTGTGCTACTGTGCTTCTCATCATGTGCTTCGTAATGTTGGTTCTCTTAATCATTAAGGAAATTATTTTGTGA
- the LOC100789659 gene encoding syntaxin-43 isoform X1, which produces MATRNRTLLFRKHRDALKSVRIPSFSSAPSTASGAGGGPVIELATTSFLNSNRSYTPISTDDPGNSSRGPNAITVGLPPVWVDLSEEIAANVQRARTKMGELAKAHSKALMPSFGDGKEDQRAIETLTHEITDLIKKSEKRLRRLSATGPSEDSNVRKNVQRSLATDLQNLSVELRKKQSTYLKRLRQQKEGQDGVDLEMLNGSKSKYEDDDLDNMVFNEHQMAKLKKSEAFTIEREKEIQQVVESVNELAQIMKDLSVLVIDQGTIVDRIDYNIQNVATTVEDGLKQLQKAERTQKKGGMVMCATVLLIMCFVMLVLLIIKEIIL; this is translated from the exons ATGGCGACGAGAAATCGCACTCTGCTTTTCAGAAAGCACAGAGATGCGTTGAAGAGTGTTCGAATTCCCTCATTCTCTTCGGCGCCGTCCACCGCTTCCGGCGCCGGCGGTGGCCCCGTCATCGAATTGGCCACCACTTCATTTCTCAATTCCAATCGCTCTTACACTCCGATCAGTACCGATGATCCCGGCAATTCAAG TAGGGGTCCAAATGCAATTACTGTGGGGCTACCTCCGGTGTGGGTGGATTTATCAGAAGAAATAGCAGCAAATGTGCAACGTGCGCGCACAAAAATGGGAGAGTTGGCGAAGGCTCATTCAAAGGCTTTGATGCCGTCATTTGGAGATGGTAAGGAAGACCAACGAGCTATTGAGACTCTAACACATGAGATAACTGACTTAATAAAGAAGTCGGAGAAGAGACTGCGGAGACTTTCTGCTACTGGGCCTTCTGAGGATTCCAATGTCAGGAAAAATGTGCAG CGCTCTCTTGCTACTGACCTTCAGAACCTCTCTGTTGAGCTCCGCAAGAAACAATCAACTTATTTAAAGCGCCTTAGACAGCAAAAAGag gGTCAAGATGGAGTTGATCTAGAGATGTTAAATGGAAGTAAATCCAAATATGAAGATGATGACTTGGATAATAtg GTATTTAATGAGCATCAAATGGCCAAGCTGAAAAAAAGTGAAGCATTCAcaatagaaagagaaaaagaaatccaACAG GTTGTGGAATCTGTGAACGAGCTTGCTCAGATTATGAAGGATTTATCAGTACTAGTCATAGACCAG GGAACCATTGTCGATAGAATAGACTACAACATTCAGAATGTTGCAACCACAGTTGAGGATGGCCTTAAACAGCTGCAGAAG GCAGAGAGAACTCAGAAAAAGGGAGGCATGGTAATGTGTGCTACTGTGCTTCTCATCATGTGCTTCGTAATGTTGGTTCTCTTAATCATTAAGGAAATTATTTTGTGA